A window of the Mycobacteriales bacterium genome harbors these coding sequences:
- the dcd gene encoding dCTP deaminase: MLLSDRDLKAALAAGDLGLTPYDEAMVQPSSIDVRLDRYFRVFANHRYTHIDPAIAQDDLTELVEPDGEEPFILHPGEFVLGSTLEVISLSDTLASRLEGKSSLGRLGLVTHSTAGFIDPGFSGHVTLELSNLANLPIKLYPGMKIGQICVFQLTSPSEHPYGSSVYGSRYQDQRGPTPSRSHLRFNRTPTQ, translated from the coding sequence ATGCTGCTCTCCGACCGTGACTTGAAGGCCGCTCTGGCCGCCGGCGACCTCGGGCTGACGCCGTACGACGAGGCGATGGTCCAGCCGAGCAGCATCGACGTACGCCTGGATCGCTACTTCCGGGTGTTCGCCAACCACCGGTACACCCACATCGACCCGGCCATCGCCCAGGACGACCTCACCGAGCTCGTGGAGCCGGACGGCGAGGAGCCGTTCATCCTGCACCCGGGTGAGTTCGTGCTCGGCAGCACGCTCGAGGTCATCAGCCTCAGCGACACACTTGCCAGCCGGCTCGAAGGCAAGAGCAGTCTCGGGCGGCTCGGGCTCGTGACGCACTCGACCGCGGGGTTCATCGACCCGGGCTTCAGCGGTCACGTGACGCTCGAGCTGTCGAACCTCGCCAATCTGCCGATCAAGCTCTACCCCGGTATGAAGATCGGGCAGATCTGCGTCTTCCAGCTGACGTCGCCGTCGGAGCACCCCTACGGGTCGAGCGTCTACGGCTCCCGCTACCAGGACCAGCGGGGCCCGACGCCGTCGCGCTCGCACCTGCGGTTCAACCGCACCCCGACCCAGTAG
- a CDS encoding transcriptional repressor, which produces MSPRSAPADPRLRTTRQRTAVGELLARVDGFRSAQELHELLRAQGDPVGLTTVYRHLQALVDAGEVDVLHPGPGEAVYRRCSTDAHHHHLVCRRCGTSVEIDGPEVEAWLAKVVKKHGFREVTHSLELYGVCTSCA; this is translated from the coding sequence ATGAGTCCCCGGTCGGCGCCGGCGGACCCCCGCCTGCGGACGACGCGGCAGCGGACCGCAGTGGGAGAGCTGCTGGCGAGGGTCGACGGCTTCCGCAGCGCCCAGGAGCTGCACGAGCTGCTCCGGGCGCAGGGAGACCCGGTCGGTCTCACCACCGTCTACCGCCACCTGCAGGCGCTGGTGGACGCGGGCGAGGTGGACGTCCTGCACCCCGGACCTGGCGAGGCGGTCTACCGCCGCTGCAGCACCGACGCCCACCACCACCACCTGGTCTGCCGCAGGTGCGGCACCTCCGTCGAGATCGACGGTCCCGAGGTGGAGGCCTGGCTCGCCAAGGTCGTGAAGAAGCACGGCTTCCGCGAGGTCACCCACAGCCTCGAGCTGTACGGCGTCTGCACCTCCTGCGCCTGA
- a CDS encoding metal ABC transporter permease → MSLLDYDFMQRALVAAALVGLAAPAVGVFLVQRRLSLMGDGLGHVALTGVALGFLLGTAPVLTAVVVATAGAVLIELIRQYGRTSGDVALAMLFYGGIAGGVLLIGLSDSGTNANLLSYLFGSLTSVSPSDLALIAGLSVTVLLVVAALGRELFAVSYDEEHARVAGLPVVALNLCMAVLAAVTVTVAMRVVGLLLVSALMVVPVAAAQQLVKGFRSTVLLALLIGVASAVSGVTGSFYADTAPGALIVVVALGVFALASVAAALRRHRPRGPVEEVPA, encoded by the coding sequence GTGAGCCTGCTCGACTACGACTTCATGCAGCGCGCGCTGGTCGCGGCCGCCCTCGTCGGCCTGGCAGCGCCCGCGGTCGGTGTCTTCCTCGTCCAGCGGCGGCTCTCGCTGATGGGTGACGGGCTCGGCCACGTCGCGCTCACCGGCGTCGCGCTGGGCTTCCTGCTCGGCACCGCCCCCGTGCTGACCGCCGTCGTCGTCGCCACGGCGGGCGCGGTCCTCATCGAGCTGATCCGCCAGTACGGCCGCACCAGCGGTGACGTCGCGCTCGCCATGCTCTTCTACGGCGGCATCGCGGGCGGCGTGCTGCTCATCGGGCTGTCCGACTCGGGGACCAACGCCAACCTGCTGTCCTACCTCTTCGGCTCCCTCACGTCGGTCTCGCCGTCCGACCTCGCGCTCATCGCCGGCCTGTCGGTCACCGTGCTGCTCGTCGTGGCCGCGCTCGGCCGCGAGCTGTTCGCGGTGTCCTACGACGAGGAGCACGCGCGGGTCGCGGGCCTGCCCGTCGTGGCGCTCAACCTCTGCATGGCGGTGCTCGCGGCGGTGACGGTGACGGTCGCGATGCGGGTCGTCGGGCTGCTGCTCGTGAGTGCCCTCATGGTCGTCCCGGTCGCGGCCGCGCAGCAGCTGGTCAAGGGCTTCCGCTCGACCGTGCTCCTCGCCCTGCTCATCGGCGTCGCCTCGGCCGTGTCGGGCGTCACGGGGTCGTTCTACGCCGACACCGCCCCGGGCGCGCTCATCGTCGTGGTCGCCCTCGGTGTCTTCGCGCTGGCGAGTGTGGCCGCCGCGCTGCGCAGGCACCGGCCTCGCGGCCCCGTCGAGGAGGTCCCCGCATGA
- a CDS encoding metal ABC transporter ATP-binding protein: MTPTPAPVLQLEDVGAAYDGRTVLSGVTLSVAAGELLVLLGANGSGKSTLVRTVLGLTPVATGSVSLFGQPQQRFHDWARVGYVPQRAGATSGVPATVREVVSAGRLPRMRRFARSGAADRRAVTAALEVVGLADRGRDSIATLSGGQQQRVLIARALACEPELLILDEPTSGVDSAVQVGLADTFGRLLADGIAILLVAHELGPIAPLTQRAVVLRDGRVVHDGPPPEMDHLHGLDPEHAHPPHDPHAHHHHSMTGWAL, from the coding sequence ATGACACCGACACCCGCGCCCGTCCTGCAGCTCGAGGATGTGGGTGCGGCGTACGACGGCCGGACCGTCCTCAGCGGCGTCACTCTCAGCGTCGCGGCCGGCGAGCTGCTGGTCCTGCTGGGGGCCAACGGCTCCGGCAAGAGCACCCTCGTGCGCACGGTCCTCGGGCTCACCCCGGTGGCCACCGGCTCCGTCTCGCTGTTCGGCCAGCCGCAGCAGCGCTTCCACGACTGGGCCCGGGTCGGCTACGTCCCGCAGCGGGCCGGCGCGACGTCCGGGGTGCCGGCGACGGTGCGCGAGGTCGTGTCCGCGGGCCGGCTGCCCCGGATGCGCCGCTTCGCGCGAAGCGGCGCGGCCGACCGGCGGGCCGTGACGGCCGCCCTCGAGGTGGTGGGCCTCGCCGACCGTGGGAGGGACAGCATCGCGACGCTGTCCGGGGGGCAGCAGCAGCGGGTGCTCATCGCCCGAGCGCTGGCGTGCGAGCCCGAGCTGCTCATCCTCGACGAGCCGACCAGCGGGGTCGACTCCGCCGTGCAGGTGGGCCTCGCCGACACCTTCGGGCGGCTGCTCGCCGACGGGATCGCGATCCTGCTCGTCGCTCACGAGCTCGGCCCGATCGCCCCGCTCACCCAGCGTGCGGTCGTCCTGCGCGACGGGAGGGTCGTGCACGACGGGCCGCCGCCGGAGATGGACCACCTGCACGGCCTCGACCCCGAGCACGCGCACCCGCCGCACGACCCGCACGCCCACCACCACCACTCGATGACGGGGTGGGCGCTGTGA
- a CDS encoding metal ABC transporter substrate-binding protein codes for MRVPLLVLPLVAALALTGCGTGEEASSSDRVSVAAGFYPLEFLAREVGGPDVEVRALAKPGAEPHDLELTPGQVAQVADADLVVYLKGFQPAVDDAVEQQAGAASLDVATVAPLEPGFVPLEDGELHEDEAGEDPHVWLDPTRVAGLADAVAERLAEADPEGAQGYRDRAAGLKERLRVLDEEFTRGLSSCAGKDLVTSHNAFGYLARAYGLQQIAITGLTPEDEPSPARLAEVTRLARERGVTTIFFEGLVSPKVAQSLAREIGARAEVLDPLETAPSAGDYFSGMRTNLASLRAALRCS; via the coding sequence ATGCGTGTCCCGCTCCTCGTCCTCCCGCTGGTCGCCGCCCTCGCCCTGACCGGGTGCGGGACGGGAGAGGAGGCCTCCTCCTCGGACCGCGTGTCCGTGGCAGCGGGCTTCTACCCTCTGGAGTTCCTGGCGCGCGAGGTCGGCGGTCCCGACGTCGAGGTCAGGGCGCTCGCCAAGCCCGGAGCCGAGCCGCACGACCTCGAGCTGACGCCCGGCCAGGTCGCACAGGTCGCCGACGCCGACCTCGTCGTCTACCTCAAGGGCTTCCAGCCCGCGGTCGACGACGCCGTCGAGCAGCAGGCCGGCGCGGCCTCGCTCGACGTCGCCACGGTGGCCCCGCTCGAGCCCGGCTTCGTCCCGCTCGAGGACGGCGAGCTGCACGAGGACGAGGCCGGGGAGGACCCGCACGTCTGGCTCGACCCCACCCGCGTCGCAGGGCTGGCGGACGCGGTCGCCGAGCGGCTCGCCGAGGCCGATCCCGAGGGCGCGCAGGGCTACCGCGACCGGGCCGCCGGACTGAAGGAACGGCTGCGCGTCCTCGACGAGGAGTTCACCCGCGGGCTCAGCTCCTGCGCAGGAAAGGACCTCGTGACCAGCCACAACGCGTTCGGCTACCTCGCGCGGGCCTACGGCCTGCAGCAGATCGCCATCACCGGTCTCACGCCTGAGGACGAGCCGTCGCCCGCCCGGCTCGCCGAGGTCACCCGGCTGGCCCGCGAGCGCGGCGTGACCACCATCTTCTTCGAGGGGCTCGTCTCGCCGAAGGTGGCGCAGTCGCTCGCCCGCGAGATCGGGGCGCGCGCCGAGGTCCTCGACCCGCTGGAGACCGCGCCGTCCGCCGGTGACTACTTCAGCGGGATGCGCACCAACCTCGCCTCGCTGCGCGCCGCTCTGCGATGCTCGTGA
- a CDS encoding GNAT family N-acetyltransferase — MTSEDADDPTPRVATTADADAVAHLLDAFNTEFDTPTPGAAVLAPRVTQQLAEGQVVALLTGLPPVGLAVLTLRPNVWYDGPVALLDELYVAPGRRGQGLGTRLLTHAEQVARERGAELLEINVDGEDVDARRFYERHGYGCVEPGQSEPSYYYSRELA, encoded by the coding sequence GTGACCAGCGAGGACGCCGACGACCCCACACCCCGCGTCGCGACGACCGCCGACGCCGATGCCGTGGCCCACCTGCTCGACGCCTTCAACACCGAGTTCGACACCCCCACCCCGGGCGCCGCCGTCCTCGCCCCGCGGGTGACGCAGCAGCTGGCCGAGGGCCAGGTGGTGGCGCTCCTCACAGGTCTACCCCCGGTCGGCCTCGCCGTGCTGACCCTTCGACCCAACGTCTGGTACGACGGACCCGTCGCCCTGCTCGACGAGCTCTACGTCGCACCGGGACGGCGCGGCCAGGGCCTCGGCACCCGCCTGCTGACGCACGCCGAGCAGGTGGCGCGCGAGCGCGGAGCGGAGCTGCTCGAGATCAACGTCGACGGCGAGGACGTCGACGCGCGTCGGTTCTACGAGCGGCACGGCTACGGCTGCGTCGAGCCCGGCCAGAGCGAGCCGTCGTACTACTACTCCCGCGAGCTGGCCTGA
- the dcm gene encoding DNA (cytosine-5-)-methyltransferase: protein MSAPLKIAGLFAGIGGIELGFHRALGDGVETQLLCEWWQPARRVLHERFPGVEVHPDVRELNDLPSGLDVLAAGFPCTDLSQAGRTAGITGSASGLVAHVFEALRLADSRGQELPWLLIENVPNMLALDRGQAMRFLVGELEALGYRWAYRTVDSRAMGVPQRRRRVLLVASRTEDPRGVLFADDAGPRPEEAYRDDAYGFYWTEGKGGLGWARDAVPTLKGGSTIGIPSPPAVWVPDAEPGRKIVTPHVEDAEVMQGFPRGWTSVVDEGRSRGPRWKLVGNAVTVDVAGWVASRLVEPGSFDMPSTSWDGPASWPAAAWGENGKVWAVPMSEYPVHRDYRHLLDIVDADRAPALSHRGVLGFLRRLEQGNLGRHPGFRTDIAEHGDLTGPQLTPLAG, encoded by the coding sequence GTGTCTGCCCCGCTCAAGATCGCTGGGCTGTTCGCTGGGATCGGCGGCATCGAGCTCGGCTTCCATCGGGCGCTCGGTGACGGTGTCGAGACGCAGCTGCTGTGCGAGTGGTGGCAGCCCGCCCGCCGAGTCCTGCACGAGCGGTTCCCCGGGGTCGAGGTGCACCCGGACGTCCGCGAACTCAACGACCTCCCGAGCGGTCTCGACGTACTCGCGGCCGGTTTCCCGTGCACCGACCTGTCACAGGCCGGTCGCACCGCGGGCATCACGGGATCGGCGTCCGGACTGGTCGCGCATGTCTTCGAGGCCTTGCGGCTCGCCGACAGCCGTGGCCAGGAGCTGCCGTGGCTGCTGATCGAGAACGTCCCGAACATGCTGGCACTGGACCGGGGACAAGCGATGCGGTTCCTCGTCGGCGAGCTCGAGGCACTCGGCTACCGCTGGGCCTACCGCACCGTCGACTCGCGTGCGATGGGGGTGCCGCAACGCAGGCGTCGAGTGCTGCTCGTCGCCTCGCGGACCGAGGATCCTCGCGGGGTGCTCTTCGCCGACGACGCCGGGCCGCGACCGGAAGAGGCCTACCGCGACGACGCCTACGGCTTTTACTGGACCGAGGGCAAGGGCGGGCTCGGGTGGGCCCGCGACGCGGTGCCCACGCTGAAGGGCGGCTCCACGATCGGCATCCCCTCGCCTCCCGCGGTGTGGGTGCCCGACGCAGAGCCCGGCAGGAAGATCGTGACGCCGCACGTCGAGGACGCCGAGGTCATGCAGGGCTTCCCGCGCGGCTGGACGTCGGTCGTGGACGAGGGCCGCTCCCGCGGGCCGAGGTGGAAGCTCGTCGGCAATGCAGTCACCGTCGACGTCGCAGGCTGGGTCGCCTCGCGCCTCGTCGAGCCTGGTTCCTTCGACATGCCGTCCACGAGCTGGGACGGTCCGGCGTCCTGGCCGGCTGCCGCCTGGGGCGAGAACGGGAAGGTCTGGGCGGTGCCCATGTCGGAGTACCCGGTGCACCGCGACTACCGCCACCTGCTGGACATCGTCGATGCCGACCGCGCGCCCGCACTGAGCCACCGCGGTGTCCTCGGCTTCCTGCGTCGGCTCGAGCAGGGCAACCTGGGTCGCCACCCCGGCTTCCGGACCGACATCGCCGAGCATGGCGACCTCACCGGTCCGCAGCTGACACCGCTGGCCGGCTGA